The following proteins come from a genomic window of Larimichthys crocea isolate SSNF chromosome XV, L_crocea_2.0, whole genome shotgun sequence:
- the snpha gene encoding syntaphilin, protein MSLTPSRKPSSGQRRRSVGTGGRYPHSDASSTHTYPGRVRTVESSPTARTYPSTPRRQAKHTACSDNHGIRPPTPEQYLTPLQQKEVCIRHLRARLRDNVERLQHRDCEIDELRSQLYRMQEDWIEEECHRVEAQLALKEARKEIQHLQEVVESVRTNLSVREQDPHDQKPYSGLQGARSRGKSRSCGCSPANTLSRSTTYTRLSSEALQLERSSNAPESSRASRPVGQTHLLLEAALLSEQMPPPQGHIRGSPTTPRSSTYERLCTGGAVLPISHSCHTLSSTCKCTAHTYLPHHHLFLHLPQEEVPVTTAPAGPASDPIPIPTPAVEKKPEVRSQACSPTMTWLCEETCAEELSVISLPTADTDPSEPHPIPSSLPPLSPPEHSYRLDALPPDKPEAATKTPAEPHTCQPHPTAPLPVRQEATMLEIDEDNMDETEGTNEDVYPPQPCHWSRYFLIDLLALAMPVVPTMAWLCRGAQREVMPVYHIGSLLRGCCAVALHSLRRRGAGRGRRPASMNGTTPI, encoded by the exons ATGTCTCTCACTCCGAGTCGAAAACCCTCCTCAGGTCAGCGCAG GCGCTCAGTGGGCACCGGTGGACGATATCCCCACAGCGATGCATCCAGTACCCACACCTACCCGGGTCGGGTTAGGACAGTAGAGAGCAGCCCCACAGCCCGGACTTATCCCAGTACACCCAG GCGTCAGGCAAAGCACACAGCCTGCAGCGACAACCATGGGATCAGACCTCCAACCCCGGAGCAGTACCTTACACCTCTGCAACAGAAGGAGGTGTGTATACGACATCTGCGAGCCAGGCTGAGGGACAATGTGGAAAGACTGCAACACAG AGACTGTGAAATAGATGAGTTGAGGAGCCAGCTGTACAGGATGCAGGAAGACTGGATAGAGGAGGAATGTCACCGCGTGGAGGCCCAGTTAGCCCTGAAGGAGGCCCGCAAGGAGATCCAGCACCTTCAGGAGGTGGTTGAGTCAGTAAGGACCAACCTGAGCGTCCGTGAACAAGACCCCCATGACCAAAAGCCATATTCAGGGTTGCAGGGAGCTCGGTCCAGGGGGAAGTCTCGCTCCTGTGGCTGTTCCCCAGCCAACACTTTGAGCCGTAGCACCACCTACACCCGTCTGAGCAGCGAGGCTCTGCAGCTGGAGCGCAGCTCGAACGCTCCTGAGTCAAGCAGAGCGTCTCGCCCAGTAGGACAAACCCACCTGCTCCTGGAGGCGGCCCTCCTGTCAGAGCAGATGCCACCACCGCAGGGCCACATCCGAGGATCCCCGACCACGCCGCGCTCTTCAACCTATGAAAGGCTGTGCACTGGGGGGGCGGTGTTACCGATCTCACACTCCTGCCACACTCTCAGTAGCACCTGCAAGTGCACTGCCCACACCTACCTCCCCCATCATCACTTGTTCCTCCACTTACCTCAGGAGGAGGTCCCGGTAACAACCGCCCCTGCTGGACCTGCTTCTGATCCGATCCCGATTCCAACTCCTGCAGTGGAGAAGAAACCAGAGGTGCGCTCCCAGGCCTGCAGCCCAACCATGACCTGGCTGTGCGAGGAAACCTGTGCCGAAGAGCTGAGTGTCATTTCTTTACCCACAGCAGACACCGACCCCTCAGAACCACATCCGATTCCATCGTCCTTACCTCCTCTGTCCCCTCCTGAGCATTCATACAGATTAGACGCGCTACCGCCCGACAAACCAGAGGCGGCAACAAAGACCCCAGCAGAGCCCCACACCTGCCAGCCCCACCCTACAGCCCCGCTTCCAGTGAGGCAGGAAGCTACGATGCTGGAGATAGACGAGGACAATATGGATGAAACTGAAGGCACAAACGAAGACGTGTATCCGCCTCAGCCCTGCCACTGGAGTCGCTATTTCCTCATAGATCTGTTGGCTTTGGCGATGCCAGTGGTGCCGACCATGGCGTGGCTGTGTCGAGGGGCGCAGCGGGAAGTCATGCCGGTGTATCACATCGGGTCCCTGCTGAGAGGCTGCTGCGCTGTGGCCCTTCACTCGCTTCGACGCCGAGGTGCAGGAAGAGGACGCAGACCTGCCAGCATGAACGGAACAACACCAATCTGA